The following are encoded in a window of Haloarcula laminariae genomic DNA:
- a CDS encoding DUF7344 domain-containing protein — protein sequence MLSKPPLADDAGNPFDLLGSRRRRVLLARVSEADGAVPLDWLAGQLAADGAEQSTEAVTESERERAKVRLHHVDIPPLSAAGLVRYDPQRRVVSSDDLPLEGQEWLDMPVVEALEDWNGR from the coding sequence ATGCTATCAAAACCGCCACTCGCCGACGACGCGGGTAACCCGTTCGACCTCCTTGGCAGCCGCCGCCGACGAGTCCTGCTCGCACGGGTAAGCGAGGCCGACGGCGCGGTCCCGCTCGACTGGCTCGCCGGCCAACTCGCCGCGGACGGGGCGGAGCAGTCGACCGAGGCGGTCACGGAGTCCGAGCGCGAGCGCGCCAAGGTACGGCTCCACCACGTCGATATCCCGCCGCTCTCGGCCGCCGGACTGGTCCGGTACGACCCACAGCGGCGGGTGGTTTCGAGCGACGACCTGCCTCTGGAAGGCCAGGAGTGGCTCGATATGCCCGTCGTCGAGGCCCTGGAAGACTGGAACGGTCGGTAA
- the proB gene encoding glutamate 5-kinase, translating into MSDGVSDGTLAATRTLAADAERVIVKAGTNSLTDDESNLDDAKLDKLVDDIEDLLSRGKEVLLVSSGAVGAGIGRVGVGQDTGTLEESQALSTVGQSHLMRRYTESFERYDRKVAQILITEHDLDNPERFTNFRNTVETLLDWGIVPIINENDAIATEELRIGDNDMISASIAVGVEVDLLVTLTDVDGVYTGNPKEDSGAERIEAVGRNYGAVEDIVSESATGGFGGIRTKVRGARDVAEHGIPAVIAGSAEPDVLRRVADAESVGTIFVPINGEVDD; encoded by the coding sequence ATGAGTGACGGCGTCTCCGACGGGACGCTCGCCGCGACCCGGACGCTGGCCGCCGACGCCGAGCGGGTCATCGTCAAGGCCGGGACGAACTCCCTGACCGACGACGAGTCGAACCTCGACGACGCCAAGCTCGACAAGCTGGTCGACGACATCGAGGACCTGCTCTCGCGGGGCAAGGAGGTCCTGCTGGTCTCCTCGGGCGCGGTCGGGGCCGGTATCGGTCGCGTCGGGGTGGGTCAGGACACTGGGACCCTGGAGGAGTCCCAGGCGCTCTCGACGGTCGGCCAGAGCCACCTGATGCGCCGGTACACCGAGAGCTTCGAGCGCTACGACCGGAAAGTCGCCCAGATTCTCATCACCGAACACGACCTCGACAACCCCGAGCGGTTCACCAACTTCCGCAACACGGTCGAGACCCTGCTGGACTGGGGCATCGTCCCGATAATCAACGAGAACGACGCCATCGCCACCGAGGAGCTCCGCATCGGCGACAACGACATGATATCGGCCTCTATCGCCGTCGGCGTCGAGGTCGACCTGCTGGTGACGCTCACCGACGTCGACGGCGTCTACACCGGCAACCCGAAGGAGGATTCCGGGGCCGAGCGCATCGAGGCCGTCGGCCGCAACTACGGGGCCGTCGAGGACATCGTCAGCGAGAGCGCCACCGGCGGCTTCGGCGGCATCCGGACCAAGGTCCGCGGCGCCCGCGACGTGGCCGAACACGGCATCCCCGCGGTCATCGCGGGGTCGGCCGAGCCGGACGTGCTCCGAAGGGTCGCCGACGCGGAATCGGTGGGCACAATATTCGTCCCTATCAACGGAGAGGTAGATGACTGA
- a CDS encoding glutamate-5-semialdehyde dehydrogenase, with protein MTETDTHEQVRQANRAALRLANVDEARRNATLADIADAIRENSEAILAANETDVEEAEAMLAEGEYTQALVDRLKLDEGKLESIAGMVESVAGQDDPLGETLAARELDEDLELYKLSVPIGVVGTIFESRPDALVQIAALALKSGNAVILKGGSEASESNRVLYETIMDAAADLPEGWATLIEAHEEVDRLLSMDDMVDLVMPRGSSEFVSYIEENTQIPVLGHTEGVCHVYVDEAADLAMAEDIALDAKVQYPAVCNAVETLLVNEAVAADFLPGAVERYREEGVTLRGDEATREVVDVDPVTDDDWRAEYGDLELAIKVVEDVYDAVDHINENGSKHTESIVTEDADAAETFMTGIDAASVFHNASTRFADGYRYGLGAEVGISTGKIHARGPVGLEGLTTYKYYLEGDGQLVASYAGEDALPFTHREFDGEWTPGQLADE; from the coding sequence ATGACTGAGACAGACACACACGAACAGGTTCGACAGGCCAACCGGGCCGCGCTGCGGCTCGCGAACGTCGACGAGGCGCGGCGAAACGCCACCCTCGCCGACATCGCCGACGCCATCCGCGAGAACAGCGAGGCCATCCTCGCGGCCAACGAGACCGACGTCGAGGAGGCCGAGGCCATGCTCGCCGAGGGCGAGTACACGCAGGCGCTGGTCGACCGGCTCAAACTCGACGAGGGGAAGCTAGAAAGCATCGCCGGGATGGTCGAGTCCGTCGCCGGACAGGACGACCCGCTGGGGGAGACCCTCGCTGCCAGGGAACTGGACGAGGACCTCGAACTGTACAAGCTCTCGGTCCCCATCGGTGTCGTCGGCACCATCTTCGAGTCCCGGCCCGACGCGCTGGTCCAGATAGCCGCCCTGGCGCTCAAATCCGGCAACGCCGTCATCCTCAAGGGCGGCAGCGAGGCCAGCGAGTCCAACCGGGTGCTGTACGAGACCATCATGGACGCCGCGGCCGACCTGCCCGAGGGCTGGGCCACCCTCATCGAGGCCCACGAGGAGGTCGACCGCCTGCTTTCGATGGACGACATGGTCGACCTCGTGATGCCCCGTGGCTCCTCTGAGTTCGTCTCCTACATCGAGGAGAACACACAGATTCCGGTGCTCGGACACACCGAGGGCGTCTGTCACGTCTACGTCGACGAGGCGGCCGACCTGGCGATGGCCGAGGACATCGCGCTGGACGCGAAGGTCCAGTACCCCGCGGTCTGTAACGCCGTCGAGACGCTGCTGGTCAACGAGGCCGTGGCCGCCGACTTCCTCCCGGGCGCCGTGGAGCGCTACCGCGAGGAGGGCGTTACCCTTCGGGGCGACGAAGCGACCCGCGAGGTCGTCGACGTCGACCCTGTCACCGACGACGACTGGCGCGCGGAGTACGGCGACCTCGAACTCGCCATCAAGGTCGTCGAGGACGTCTACGACGCCGTCGACCACATCAACGAGAACGGCTCGAAACACACCGAGTCCATCGTCACCGAGGACGCCGACGCCGCCGAGACGTTCATGACCGGCATCGACGCCGCCAGCGTCTTCCACAACGCCTCGACCCGCTTTGCCGACGGCTACCGCTACGGCCTCGGCGCCGAGGTCGGCATCTCGACGGGCAAGATTCACGCCCGCGGGCCCGTCGGCCTGGAGGGGCTGACGACCTACA
- the proC gene encoding pyrroline-5-carboxylate reductase, whose amino-acid sequence MVHTSVIGCGNMGSALVTGLSKAGGHTIVACDLDPDALAAVADYADETTDDISKAAEADVVFVAVKPDIVEAVLADLDLSADQTLVTIAAGVPTDFVQARTDARVVRIMPNLAAETRDMAAAATGDLTDEVRALLADVGEFAEIEESRMDIATAVNGSGPAFVFYFIKAMTEAGVAGGLDHEEAQTLAAQTFKGAAETVLRDDRSADELIDAVCSPNGTTIEGMEVLWDSDADTALKDAVAAAERRSEELAADFDDE is encoded by the coding sequence ATGGTACATACGAGCGTCATCGGTTGCGGGAACATGGGCAGTGCGCTGGTCACCGGGCTCTCGAAGGCCGGGGGACACACTATCGTCGCGTGTGACCTGGACCCGGACGCGCTCGCCGCGGTGGCCGACTACGCCGACGAGACGACCGACGACATCTCGAAAGCGGCCGAGGCGGACGTGGTCTTCGTCGCGGTCAAGCCCGACATCGTCGAGGCCGTCCTCGCGGACCTCGACCTCTCGGCCGACCAGACGCTCGTCACCATCGCCGCCGGCGTCCCCACCGACTTCGTCCAGGCCCGCACCGACGCCCGCGTCGTACGCATCATGCCGAACCTCGCAGCCGAGACGCGCGACATGGCCGCCGCCGCGACCGGTGACCTCACCGACGAGGTCCGCGCCCTGCTGGCGGACGTCGGCGAGTTCGCCGAAATCGAGGAGTCGCGGATGGACATCGCCACGGCGGTCAACGGGAGCGGGCCGGCCTTCGTCTTCTATTTCATCAAGGCCATGACCGAGGCCGGCGTCGCGGGCGGACTCGACCACGAGGAGGCCCAGACACTGGCCGCCCAGACGTTCAAGGGCGCCGCCGAGACGGTGCTGCGGGACGACCGCTCGGCCGACGAGCTCATCGACGCGGTCTGCTCGCCCAACGGGACGACCATCGAGGGCATGGAAGTGCTGTGGGACAGCGACGCCGACACGGCGCTGAAAGACGCCGTCGCCGCCGCCGAACGCCGTTCGGAGGAGCTGGCGGCCGACTTCGACGATGAGTGA